GTCAAGACGCAGGATCTGCTGCTGTGGGTGCCATCGGATAGCCTGCCGCAGAACCAGCTGTACATCGAAAAGGTGGAGGTCTTCTAATCGGCATCTATGCCGATGACTGACCCAAGAAGGGGCGGTACCGTTCGCATACATTCGACGATACCGCCCCTTCTTCGCATCTGGCTGAATGACACGGAATATCGTATGGGGGTGTGACAATGTTTCACGTGAAACATAACGTCATCATTATCGGTTCTGGTCCCGCTGGCTACACGGCCGCCATCTATCTTGGCCGCGCAGGTCTCAATCCTGTTATGGTCACTGGTGCGTTGTCGCCAGGTGGACAGTTGGTCAACACCACTGAGGTGGAGAACTTCCCCGGATTCCCGGAAGGTATTCTTGGCCCGGATCTTATGGATCGCATGAAGGAACAGGCCAAGCGCTTCGGTACAACCTATATCGCAGACGATGTCTCTTCCATCGAGGCGTGTGAGAGTGATTCGGTCAAGCCGACCTATCGTGTAACACTCTCCGATGACTCCCAATTGGAGGCATCGTCGCTTATCATCGCCACAGGGTCGTCATTCCGTAAGCTTGGGGTGCCCGGCGAACAGGAGCTGTCCGGACATGGCGTCTCGTACTGCGCCACCTGCGATGGCTTCTTCTTCAGGAACAAGCCTATCGTGGTCGTAGGCGGTGGCGATTCGGCTTTTGAAGAGGCATTATTCCTGACCCGGTTCGGTTCTTCGGTCACCTTGATTCACCGACGCGATAGCTTCCGCGCCTCGCAGATCATGGTGGACCGAGCCAAAGCCAATCCGACCATCACTCTGATGACCAACACAGTGGTGACCTCCATTACCGGCACCTCCTCCCCCACACAGAACACCGGTGCACCTATTGCCATTCCTGGCTTGACGCTCAAACGACCGGCTGTAGCACCGGCCAGTGTCAGCAGCATCGCCGTACGTAATGTGGTGACCGGAGAAGAAAGCACGCTGGACACCAACGCCGTATTCGTGGCTATCGGTCATACGCCAGCCACTGATTTTGCGGCCGGTGTTGTGGACCGTGACGATGATGGATATGTCGTGGTGCAGGGTGCCAGCACGGTGACCAGTGCGCCAGGCATCTTTGCTGCAGGCGATTGCGTGGATCGTACTTAT
This DNA window, taken from Bifidobacterium longum subsp. longum JCM 1217, encodes the following:
- a CDS encoding NAD(P)/FAD-dependent oxidoreductase produces the protein MFHVKHNVIIIGSGPAGYTAAIYLGRAGLNPVMVTGALSPGGQLVNTTEVENFPGFPEGILGPDLMDRMKEQAKRFGTTYIADDVSSIEACESDSVKPTYRVTLSDDSQLEASSLIIATGSSFRKLGVPGEQELSGHGVSYCATCDGFFFRNKPIVVVGGGDSAFEEALFLTRFGSSVTLIHRRDSFRASQIMVDRAKANPTITLMTNTVVTSITGTSSPTQNTGAPIAIPGLTLKRPAVAPASVSSIAVRNVVTGEESTLDTNAVFVAIGHTPATDFAAGVVDRDDDGYVVVQGASTVTSAPGIFAAGDCVDRTYRQAISAAGMGCRAALDTQAYLTD